The genomic window CGGACGGCAACGAGGTCGTGATCCACTCGGTCATCGGCCAGACGGGACACGGCGTGGGGCCGAAGGAGCCGCGCTCCATCCTCACCGAGAGGTACCAGGGCACCTTCGCCGAGCAGGTCGCCGTGCCCGCGTGGAACGTCCTGCCCAAGCCGAAGGAGCTGACCTTCGAGCAGGCCGCGTGCCTGCCGACCGCCTGGCTCACGGCGTACCGGATGCTCTTCACCAACGCCGGGGTGCGCCCCGGGGACTCGGTGCTCGTGCAGGGTGCGGGCGGTGGCGTCGCGACCGCCGCGATCGTGCTCGGCAAGGCGGCGGGGCTGCGGATGTACGCCACCAGCCGCGACGAGGCCAAGCGCAAGCGCGCGGTCGAACTGGGCGCGGTCGACGCCTTCGAGCCGGGGGCGCGGCTGCCGCAGCGCGTGGACGCGGTCATCGAGACGGTCGGTGCGGCCACCTGGTCCCACTCCGTCAAGTCGCTGCGGCCCGGCGGGACGTTGGTCATCTCCGGCGCGACGAGCGGCGACCGGCCCTCGCACGCCGAGCTGACCAGGATCTTCTTCCTGGAGCTGAAGATCGTCGGCTCCACGATGGGGTCGAAGGACGAGCTGGAGGACCTGCTCGCCTTCTGCGCGGCGACCGGCGTGCGGCCCGTCATCGACGAGGTGCTGCCGCTGGACCGGGCGCGGGAGGGGTTCGAGCGGATGGCGTCCGGTGAGCTGTTCGGGAAGGTCGTCCTGACGAACTCCTGACCCAGCTTCTGAAGGGTCGACTCGAATGTCAACCGGGGTTGACGGTCCAGGTGTGTCAATGTAGGTTGACATCATGACCGAAGCAACCGATCTCGCCGAACGGGCGGGCGACCGCGACCCGCGGGTCGGGCTGCGGGCCGTCGCCGCGCTGCGGCGGCTGCTGGAGCAGCTCGAAGCCGTGCAGGTCCGAAGCGCCCGCAACCAGGGCTGGTCGTGGCAGGAGATCGCGGCCGAGCTGGGCGTCAGCCGGCAGGCCGTACACAAGAAGTACGGGAGGCAGTGATGTTCGAACGGTTCACGAAGGATGCCCGTGCTGTGGTGACCGGCGCGGTCGCACAGGCCGAACGGGCCGGCGCGGACTCGGTGACCGACGAGCATCTCCTGCTCTCCCTGCTCGACCTGGACGGCGGGTGCGTGGCGTTGGCCTTCGGCGCGCTGGGGGTGACGGACCGTCGGGCATCGCTGGAGTCCGCCCTGGCCGACGCGCGGCGCCGCGGCGGAATGACGAAGGCGGAGACGGAGGCGCTGGCCGGGCTGGGGATCGACGTCGACGAGGTCGTCGCCAGGGTGGAGGAGACGCACGGGGTGGGGGCGCTGGCGGGGGGCGGGCGCGGGTCCGGCCGGTCCGGCGGGACCGGCGGGACCGGCCGGGGTCGGTTGGCCCTCTCCGGGCACCGCCCCTTCACCCCCGGGGCGAAGAAGGTCATCGAGCAGTCCCTGCGGGTCGCGCTGGGCCGCAAGGACCGCTCCATCGGCGCGGAACACCTGCTGCTGGCGCTGGCGGCGCGGCCGGGGATCGTGGCCGAGGCGCTGGCGGAGCACGGGGCGACGTACGGGGCGCTGGAACGGGTGATGTTCCCGCCGGCGTAGGGCGTTTGGGGCGGCGTTGGCGGTGCGGTGTTGCGTGGTGGCGTTTTGCTGGGCCGGGGTTTTTTGTCCTCAGGCGCCGGACGGGCTGGGGTGTTGGGGTCGTCCGGTGGCGGGTGGTTGCTGTCCGGGTGTCGCTGCGGGGCTCGCATTCGGGACGGCATGCTGTGTTTTTCCGGGGGACACCCCCGGACCCCCGTACGTCGCGCGCCCACCCGGAACCCGTAGGCATCCAGAATTCTGGCGCGCGCCACAAATCACGCTTGAGTGTCCCGAACGCGACCCCTCCGCGCCCCCCGGGTCAGGTCACCGGCGGTGGCTGACCCCGGCGGCCGGGTTCCACAACCGCAGGGGCGGCCACTCACCCGGTTTGTGGGCAGTCGTCCCGCAGGGCGGGACGGGTGGGCACAAACCACCCACCGGCCCGCAGGCGAGCAACGACCCGCGGGCACGACAACCACCCACCCACCCGCACCCGGGGGACTACCCCGGGGCGGGGCCGTGCAGGGTCGGCCCCGCAGGAGGTGGCGGCAAACGCCGGGTTCCCAACCCGGCACAACCTGTACGCCGCCGCCTCCGAGGAGTCGAGCCCGGAGGGGCCCCGAACCGGACCACCCACCGGCGCACCCCAAGCCCGTCCGGCGCTTGAGGACAAAGAACCCCGGGCGCCAACCCGGCACGGGGCAAGCTCGCAGCCCGTCCGGCGCTTGAGGACAAAAACGCCGTCAGCCGCGCAGGAGTGTGACCAGGTGCGTCGAGGTCGTCGACAGGCGGCGGCGGGCTTCGGCCAGTTGGGACGGGGTCACGCCGTGGTCCCGGGCCGCGTCGCGGATGTCGTCGCGGAAGCGGTCCAGGAGGCGCTCCAGGTCGCGCACCGGGTCCTCCGATGCCGGCTCGGGCCCAGCTCCGGCCTCAGCCCCCGCCTCGCGCTCCGGCGCAGCCGACCGCGCAGCCGACGGCTCGGACTTGGCGTGCGGCGGCCTTGCCGTACCCCACGTCATGTTGCCCAGCTGGGACGCGAGTTCCGAGAGGCCGTCCCGTACGCCCGTCGGCCAGTCGCCCCGCGCGAAGTGGCCCTGGACCTGGTCCTGGACCTGCCGGGCGATGCGCTGGACCTCCTCGCGCGCCCGCTCCTGCGCCTCC from Streptomyces formicae includes these protein-coding regions:
- a CDS encoding helix-turn-helix domain-containing protein; the protein is MTEATDLAERAGDRDPRVGLRAVAALRRLLEQLEAVQVRSARNQGWSWQEIAAELGVSRQAVHKKYGRQ
- a CDS encoding Clp protease N-terminal domain-containing protein, whose product is MFERFTKDARAVVTGAVAQAERAGADSVTDEHLLLSLLDLDGGCVALAFGALGVTDRRASLESALADARRRGGMTKAETEALAGLGIDVDEVVARVEETHGVGALAGGGRGSGRSGGTGGTGRGRLALSGHRPFTPGAKKVIEQSLRVALGRKDRSIGAEHLLLALAARPGIVAEALAEHGATYGALERVMFPPA
- a CDS encoding zinc-binding dehydrogenase — its product is MFAAYAARIDRDQPLNGLELGERPAPDVPPGWTVVNVKAASLNHHDLWSLRGVGLSDDKLPMILGCDAAGTDADGNEVVIHSVIGQTGHGVGPKEPRSILTERYQGTFAEQVAVPAWNVLPKPKELTFEQAACLPTAWLTAYRMLFTNAGVRPGDSVLVQGAGGGVATAAIVLGKAAGLRMYATSRDEAKRKRAVELGAVDAFEPGARLPQRVDAVIETVGAATWSHSVKSLRPGGTLVISGATSGDRPSHAELTRIFFLELKIVGSTMGSKDELEDLLAFCAATGVRPVIDEVLPLDRAREGFERMASGELFGKVVLTNS